DNA sequence from the Eptesicus fuscus isolate TK198812 chromosome 7, DD_ASM_mEF_20220401, whole genome shotgun sequence genome:
GAGTGGGGACAAAGGGACTTGGTGAGACTGGCTGTAAATTGGCTGGGGGGAAGTCTGTCCTCAGGCCTTAGTGCCTTTTGCTTTGGGAAAGGGTCCCTCATAGAGATCCCTGGTGGAAACCTTCATTGTCACCTGAGACCATGACTGCCTTGGGCTTAGATCAGGCCCTCAATTTCATCTTGTTTTGTTGACAGATTTCTCAGATCGTATTGGAAAAACCAAGAGGACAGGATATGAATCCGGAGACTATGAGatggtttgttgtgtgtgtgtggatgggaaAGGTACAGTGATCCTCTCTAGTGGGAGATCAAGGGATACCATCAGATTCTGAGTTTCTATCTGGTTGGGGGTCCCCATCCAGAGGGGATGGGGAAAGAGGAATCAAGCAGGATGTATTTGAGGATGCTTTATTCCTCTGCTGTTAGCTCTGGAGAGTCTCCAGGCCTCCAGGTATCTCAGTTCAGTAGGGTGTAGTAGATCCTGAGTTGGATGTAATACCCTTACAATTCAAGCCCAGGATTTGGATAAATTGTTGAGGTTCCCTGTAGTGGGAGGTATAACATCACCTTTTGTGCTTGCTCTCTAGCTTGGAGAGGGTCTGGGAGTGAAGGAGACACCCCAGCAAAAGTACCAGCGACTATTGCATGAGGTCCAAGAGCTGACAACTGAAGTTGAGAAAATAAAGGTAACTATAAACTATCTTCTCCCCTCTCTGCTATGATTTATATAACAGAGGAGGAGCTCCCAGCAGGAGGAGAAAGATTCCCTATGCTCCTGGATCCAGGGGGCTGAGGTTTTCAGAGTTTAGGAATATACACGAATTCAGTGCTATAGGTGACTTCCAGCCACAGCTGGGTCttgacccttttttttttcttagttcacTCTTGCCACCCTTCAACTGTCTACTTTTCGTACCAGACAACAGTGAAGGAGTCAGCCACTGAGGAGAAGCTGACCCCCGTGGTGTTGGCTAAACAGCTGGCAGCCCTGAAGCAGCAGCTGGTTGCTTCCCACCTGGAGAAGCTGCTGGGACCAGATGCAGCGATCAACCTTACTGACCCTGATGGAGCTCTGGCTAAGTGGGTGCTCTACTTGGTTGAGAAATCATTGCTAATTGGGGTGTAGAGGGACTCAGCCAGGTAGTGACAGGGCTATTAAGGGAAGAGGTGGCCTAGCAGTTCCTTAATGCTGACTACTCTGAGGTAGAATGAGAAAGAGTGGCTGGGCTGGCCTGCATCCTTCAAGTCGTGATATTATTACTTGGAATTTTGACCTAGGCGCCTACTACTACAGCTGGAGGCAACAAAGAACAGCAAAGGGGCTGGTTCAGGGGGAAAAACCACAAGTGGGACCCCCCCAGATAGCAGCCTTGTCACTTACGAACTACATTCGAGGCCTGAGCAAGACAAGTTCTCTCAAGCTGCCAAAGTAAGTATGTATGTAGTGTTGGTTGGGGGCccaagggggaggcaggggagatgTGGCCCTAGAGACTTTGCTGCCTTCCTCCAAGGGATCAGTTCTTGGGGAGAGGGTGCttctgatctttttaaaatatatatatatttcttactacagagaggaagggagaggaagagatagaaatgagagagaatcagttgGCTGCTTCCTATACGCttcctaatggggatgtgcccttgacgggaatctaaCCTGGAACCtttaagtccgcaggccaactctctatccactgagccaaaccagctagggcgcctctgatcttcttcttttttaatatattttattgatttttaacagagaggaagggagagggatagagagttagaaacatcgatgagagagaaacatcgatcagctgcctcttgcacaccccctactggggatgtgcctgcagccaaggtacatgcccttgactggaattgaacctgggacccttcactccgcaggctgacgctctatccactgagccaaaccggtcagggcaacttCTGATCTTGATGTCTCATTCTTCATGTTCCCCTCACCCATCTACTTTCAGTTGAGATTTTAAGATTATGACTAGGGATATATGTTCCTTGGAAAGGCATCCCTTGGtagaggggagagcagaggggaCTTGCAAGCAGACAAGCAGAAAATAGCAGGATCTTACCTCTCACTGCAGCAGCAGGGAGGTGATGGCAAATCTCACCTCCTTTCTCCCCCTAGGTTGCAGAACTTGAGAAGCGCCTGACGGAGCTGGAAGCAACTGTACGCTGTAATCAGGATGCTCAGGTCAGGTGCTCTCCTATTCTTAGTCTTATCCTCACATTTTATACCCTCAGCCTGAGGTCTATAGCATTCCACAGAATCCTGGGAGGAGTCAGGAAAGGGCTTCAGTTCTAGGATCAGCCAGTGGGCTTCCAGCTAGAACAGGAAGGATGGGGAAAGTGGTAATCATATGGAGATAGTAGAATCACtgatttctttcctccttttctccacCAGAATCCCCTTTCCGCAGGTCTGCAGGGAGCCTGCCTTACAGTGAGTGTAAAAAAGAACTGGAGTGTTTGGGTTACGAGGGGATATTGGGATCAGGTTGcttggaaaattattttgagGTCTACATCTATATATTAATTACTCCCAGTAGAATATTGGGTGGCCTCTTTCTAGTCTGATCTTTTCCCCTTTATGAAACTtgtcccaaccccctcccccaggagactGTAGAGCTGTTGCAGGCAAAGGTGAGCGCCCTGGACCTTGCAGTTTTGGACCAAGTGGAGGCTCGGCTACAGGTATTAATTGGAGGACAAAGTGGATTACAGATCGCTTGGGACTTTGGAAGCCCTGGATGCACTTACCTATCAGCCTTAAAATCTGTGTTTGCAGAGTGTCCTGGGAAAGGTGAATGAGATTGCCAAGCATAAAGCTTCTGTAGAGGACGCAGATACACAAAGCAAGGTCAGGAAGACATCTTTCCCCATCTACCTACCCTTTCCTGCTTCTGTTCTCTGAGTCATCCTGGTGGTAACGAGCAGTGAATCCTCAGGTCCCTGTCTTTATAAACCCGTGCCAACTGAGAAAGGGTAGTGCTTTGCTCTGTCCCCACCCAGTTAACCTCGCCCCACCCTAGTAAAGTCCATGTGTACTTCACTGACAAGTAGGCCAACTCCTCTGGGCCCTGTCCTGTCCCTCCAGGTGCACCAGCTATATGAAACCATACAGCGCTGGAGCCCCATCGCCTCCACCCTTCCTGAGCTGGTGCAGAGACTTGTCACCATCAAGCAGCTGCATGAGCAAGGTGGGAAGGATGTCCAGAGGAACTGGAAAATAGGCAACTTCTATTCCCTTTCCTCGTCTTTCATTCTAACCTCCCCCATACCTTTCTTTTGTAGCCATGCAGTTTGGTCAGCTCCTGACACACTTGGACACCACACAGCAGATGATCGCTAGTTCTCTCAAGGACAACACCACCCTCTTGACCCAGGTCTGTCCCGTTAGTGGTTTGTTGCCTCCCTTCTTCAGACACACAGACCAGATTCTCCAGCTTTATCTCAGTGTTTTCTGCCTTAGCCCCTTTGGCGGCATCATTTGTAGCAGGGGCTTGGTTTGAATCTTCATACTGCTTTTCAGTGGTTGTGGAAACTTACTTAGCCTATGAACTTCTGTCTTGCCCTCTggaaaattatacctatttcaGAGTTATGTGGACTAGGTTAAATAACATGGGTGAATTGTTAGTTCAGTAAACATCAGCTTTTCCTCTGAAACCTACCCTTTCCCTCTGTAGTCTCAGCTTAGCTTTACCCTCTCTGGGTCCTCATCCAGGTACTCCTGAGCATAGTACATTGGAAGGAATATGGGCTTTCAAGTCAGGAGCTAGGCTCCAACCTGGTTGTGCCAATTCATTTCTGACTCTGAGCAGTGAGTTTCACCTTCTTCCTTCATTCTTTTAGCAGTGTCCAGCACATAGTGAGTCCTTGGTTTCTGTTGAGATACCGTTTTCAgtgctggggggaggaggagcattAAAGTTGAGAGACCAGCATCACAGGACCatcaaaataagtgaaaaaatttaCTTGGTATAATGTTCTTCCTCTGGAGCAATTTTCTAACTTTCAATCAGTGAACCCCTATTTCAACAAAATCTTATTTGGCCCTTTTAAGAATCCTGCCTGCTTGGCAGACCCTGACCTAGGTCTTTGGTACTCTAAGAGTAGTTTGAAAACTGCTGCTATAACCTCCCTGCTCTGAGGCCCATAAGctgtgtttccatttcattttgtcctAAGAGAATTTTTTAGGTCCTCATATAGGTAAGCACCTGGAATTGACAAAGAATAAAACATCTCTATCACTTTCTAGGTACAGACAACCATGCGTGAAAACCTGTCCACAGTTGAGGGGAATTTTGCCAACATTGATGAACGGATGAAGAAACTGGGAAAGTGAGCCCCTTTGGGAGATGGAGAATAGGGATAATACCTACCCCTTTGAACTATGTTAACAGGTTACATAGGGTTTCCCCTTAATTATAACTCTTGCATCCCCATCCCATTTGACACTGGGAACAAATGGTTCTCCTTGCATGTGGGGTTTATACCCCTCCTCTGATGACTGGAGTGGTAGCTGGGGATATTAGATGGTGGTCTCCACTGAGGCCTTGGGCCCAGCCACATGCCAGCTCATGTCCAATACTGCTTTGTCCTGTGTGGGAAGGATTGGGTCTTGTCCTGCAGCACAGTTTCTGTGGCTGATTGTAACCCTGTACAACTGTTTCTGACCATTAAATGCTGTTGTACTCTGTGTGGCCTCTGCTGTGTTTCCTGGGGAAGAGGCAGCACTGAGACATTCATGGCATAATAGGCAGGCTAAGCTACTTTCTATCTACTACAGGAGAGGGAGTTAAATTGTAACCCGTTCATACCAAAGAACTAAGGAAAAAATGAGTACAGAGTCAGAGCCAGAGTTTCAAAATATTCTCATCTGTTAAATTAAGAGTATCTCCCATAGAAAAGCAGTGGAGGCCCCACAGGGCAAGTACAAAACAGAATTAAAACTCCCAAGGGTCTTGTCTTTACAAAAGaaaaggcaggaggcagcccctggACAGCTGGTCATGCTGGCCGCTCCGGTTGGACCACGTTGCATAATCCTCAGTCGCATCATCACAACGTCTCTGAGCAttttgatggggggggggaggggagaaggggcagtGTAGTGTGTATGGGGGGAGAGTCCCAGAGGGCTCTCTTTGCCCCCTTACCCCTTTTTTCTATCCCAGAGGATGGAAGCTGGCTACACCTTGAAATGAGGCTATGTGTTTCAAACCTGGGGACAGGGGTAAGAGAGGATCTGTGCTTTGAGCAACCTGAGCCAGAGACAGAGGGGTGTTGGAGAGGTGAGGGGAGGATGCATGATGCTTATTGCTTTGTACCTTTCACTGGGAAGGAGGACAGCAGCCAACAGTAGCTCACAGGTTTGTAAACTGAGCCTGTTGGCTTCAAGAAGGGAGGCAATGAAGTCgaattaaatataaaagagtCATTTGTGCAAAAATAACTTAAACAAATAAAAGACCTGGGGAAGGGGGTATTCCCCTTAGCCTGGTGGGGAGCGGGCCATATTACCCCCCCGCCCAAGGCCTTTTCAGTGACAtggctttggggggaggggcagagcttcCCTACCCCCTGCAATGGCTCAGGATGGGATTGTAGGGGAAGGGCTTGCATTTGTGCTCTGAGTGGGGAGTAGTGCCCCCACCCACTGTCCACAGGTGCAGGTGGCTGGCAGGGGCTCCCAAGGCTCAGCACTCAGCTTTCCCCAATCAGGGTCAGATCCAGCTCCAGGTATGGCTGCTATGGGGCCAGTTTCCTCCTCTTGTTTTTGGCAGGACGGCCAGGGCGGGCCCGGGGAGGCAGAGGGACAGCTGCCTATACAAGAGGGGAAGTCGAAAGAAGTGATCTAACAGTTAGGTATCAAGAagtcttttattttctccccacTCCTTTTAACCATTTTTTCCTCCTGCCTCATCCCTTAtacatcccctcccacccactggTACACACTTACTCGGGTTGTGGGGCTGGGGTCCAAGGTAACATCCTGGCGGGAGATATTGCTGTTCCGGGTAGGGCTGCAATAAGGGGCACAGATGATCAGGAACACCTCCCCAAGCACCATGTGAATTTCAGAGTTTGGGTGGGAAACTTTCTACATTTGGACAGTAAAGGCATAGTATCCTTATTCATACTCAAATATTTGCCCTTTTGAAAACCAAGCTACTTCTCTTAGTCATTTCTACAAACCCAGTAAGAAGTGAGGAAAGGCCAAGATTGTGGTGGGCCCAATACTCACTTGTATTTTCTCCTCCGGCCTCGACGAGACTTTCTGACTACCCCTGGAGGCACCTGAGAAAAGATGGACTGTGTGTAGGGAAAGTTAAAAGGCAGCATGGCTACAGCCGTTCCTCAGAGCCCTTCAGCCAGACCTCCGTCACTGCACTCACCTTAAGGTCCTCAGAATGGGGCCCAGGAGGGGATGGATCCTTGGGCTCAGCACCCCCTTCAGCCAGTTCCCCATTATGCTGCCAATGGTGGGTCCTTTTTGGGGACCGTTCCATTTGTCCATTGAAGCCTCCACGTGCCCCCCACTTGAGGGCTAATCGGCCAGGTTCCCGCCGGCTGCCAGGCTTTCGaccccggcctggcctggcctcaccATTAATGCCCCtatgtccccctcctcccctccggcCCCGTTTCCCTGACCCCCTCCCAGTGAGCAGCTCAGGGACTGGGGGGTCGGGAGAACTGTGGGGTGGGGCTAAGGCACTGAGGGGAGGCCGAGCAGGCTCTGGTTCCAGGGCTGAGGTGGGGCTCTCGGGGGGCAGACAGGGGGCTTCTGGCTGCTCTGGAGGGATCtacaggcaaaaaaataaaatctcaagtcAGTCTGCTTTGTAACTCAGAATGcttatttccagtttgggaaaAAACTCATGACAAACATACCCCTAAACCCTCACCTGGAGACTTTGTAGCAGGCAGGCTAAGGGACTAGAAGCCTCTGAGAGGGGTGGAGGAGCTCCCCCCCCAGGGAGGAGCTGCAACCCCAACTGGCCAGAGAGAAGAGAGCCAGGAGGCTGCAACAggctggggagggctccagggctgctggtcagcGAAGACAGATCACCTGTTGAATTATAAAGTCAGGGGTCTCCCTAGGCAAACCAATTAAGTTGAACAAATCCTATTCTCTTAGGCTTTATCCAGTGGTCAAAGACTCTTCCTCAGTTCATCCACCTGCACCTCccaatttttattgctttttttcttctctttcatacCAGAGTCTGCCCTCAGACTTACCCAGCAGGCTGGCACTCAGCAGAGGGCTAAGGAGTTGGGGGGGTCTCCCTGAGTTGGAGGGGGCCTTGCCCAGAGAGGAGGCTCCCAGGTCAGTAGTTGCCGTGGTGACACTGGAGGTAGGTGGTCCAGGTTGGGGGGCACTCAGGACACAGGGCTAAGGAGAAAGAATGCTTATAATACATGTGTAAAGTAGCCCATATGTTTTTAGTACTTTCACATACAATCTGAAGCCTCACATGAAGTAGGCCACACTTATTAAATAGAGACCCAGTTCATACAGCTATCCTACCCTTAGCCAAGCACTAAGCCTTCCCCAAAGGCTCCGAGGAAGAGCTCAACAGAAACTGGAAAGCCTTTGATTCCCAGCTCCCATCTCTGATTCTACTTCTTGTTCTGTCCCACCCAATCACCCCCTATCCTCACCTGAGGGGACGTCCCAGGGGGGGGAtccaggctggcagccagcagcgcAGAATTTAAAGCTATGAGGGTAGGGGGGGCTGAAAGTGGGGGAAACAATAGCGGGGGCAGGTCTCCTAAACCTGAAAATGTCTCCCCACttggacctccagctccctctgcagACCCTTCCCCATCCCCAGCTGTGGGGCCCAGGGCCAACAGAGGCAGGAAAGAGGCTAGGAGGTTGCTAGGAGGTGCAGAAGGGGGTGGAAGGAGGTCTGAAGGGGGTGGTGGAAGCAGGGAAGCCACCAAAAGTGAAGGCCCTTCGGGCTCGCCTGGGGCTAGAGGAGGGCCAGGTCCCCCTGGTGGGGGTAGCAGGGACTCAGGGGGCggttgtccccctcccccagccagcatgCCAAATAAACTGTGGCTGAGTAATGGAGAAGGTGGAGGCTGCCCCAGACTCAGAGGGAGAGGCAAGGCTCCTAGCATCCCTGGGAAGCCAGCTCCActcagtgccaggccctgctcagggctggggaaagggaaagcctccccaccagccaggggaggcagagggcaggtggTGCTCGCCCCCATCCCCAGTCCGTCAGATGGGCTTTGAAGTACAGGGCTGGGAATGAGGGGGGCTTTGGAGGcagctggtggggcaggggcacctgcaaaggaaaagaaaaaattcagcTCAAAGGAGACTCTTTATCCCAGCGTCCAAAGAGCCCAACCTCCCCGTCCCCAACCCAGAAAACTGCCAGAGTTCTAAACTCTCCCCTAGATGCCTTGGCTGCCTCTTCCCACCCCAGGGGAGGAAGGGCTCTACCACACTCATTCAGTCACATACCTGGCACACTGCTGAGGCTGCCACTggagggcccaggcagggaggaaaGGATGGGGTGCCTAGGCTGGGGAGGGCTCCCTGaggagagggttgggggaggaggaaggtgtgCATCTGACCCCAAAAGGTTAAAGCTTCCATCAGAGTGGGAagagccaggggtggggagtcccAGAAGGGACAGCACAGAAGGGAGAATAGGTTGGGATGGCTCAGGGAGAGAAAAGGATTGGGGCACAGGAGCAGGGGCACGAGGACGGCTCCGTCTAGGGGCTTGAGGGCCTCCCCCTTCCAGCAATCGCAATACAGTTGGGGGTCTGCGGGGACGGCGCTGAGTGGGACGGGGTGATGATGAGTGGGAAGCTGAGGGTGCTGGGGCACAGGGCCTTTGGCCCTGTAAAgtgctgggaggggggtgggggggacgctGTGCCTTGGCCGCTGCAGAGAGTAGGCTGCTAGCAAGGAAGGGGGGTGCCCCAGGGCCTTCGACCATGGGggcccctccctggggtcccaggaccagGGGCAGGTGCATAGTGGCTGAAGACACTGGTGGTTGAGTGGAAGGACCAGGGGGACCACGGGGAGCAGAGAGATTATTGCTTGGGGGCAAAGGAGGGGGTGTTAAGGCATCACTacagtggaagagaggaggatcTGAAGGTGGCGAGGAGGAGGCATGAGGAGCTGGAAGAGAGCCCAAGTCAGGGGGCACCAAGCTGGATCGGAGGGGTGCTCCCCAGTTGTATGAGGGGGCATTGAGGCTAatggcaggtggaggaggtggagctggAGAGGGAGCATTGCCCCTTGGGAGGAAACAGGGACTGCTGCTGCCTCCAGAGGGGACTGGGTCAGGAAGCCTTGGAGGTGGGAAGAGCCCCCCAGGGCCTGCTAGAGAGGGAAAGGCCTGTGGAACTGAGGATGGTTCTGGGGGAAGGGAGCCAGGACCCCCATTAAGTGGAGTTGTAGGAGGGACTCTACAGGGAGGGCGGGTAGAGGGGGGCCCTGGGGACACAGTGTGGAACATTTGGGGGCTTGCTCCCTCTCCTGCAATAAATGAGAAATTACGGGTTAGCCTCAAAAATTCCCAACCTCCCTGTGCCCTCCTTTCACCAAGCCGCTCTCCACGCCTTCCTTCTTGATCCCTCCCATAAAGCTCTTCCCATCATTCCTCTTCCAGGCCTTTTAAGTTGTcctcagttttcttttataaagtagAGAAGACTCACCAGGAGAAGAGTGTGAGCAGGTGGTCTCCATGCTGCGGTATAAGGTTGCCATAGCAACGGCTTTCCTTCGATGGTTGCACAGCTTGGTCATGTCTTCCTCTgatgctggccccaccccagctccacccGGGGTCACCGGGGCCAAAGGGTCAAAGTTGAAAACCTGTGAGGTAGAAGGCATGGACAGGGACCCTGAGGGGATGGAATCTGTGACAAAGGCTACCACGGGCAGTGATTTGCATTGTCTCTAGGCTTATCCCTGTACTCTCTGGCACCCCTCATCACTCTGACCTTGGGGACATTGAGTGGACACTCCAGACCGCACTTGCAGGTCCCATCGCTGAGGAGGTAGCTCCGGGTTTGCTCCAAGGAAGACAGCTCTGTGCCACTTGGGCTGGGAGAGGAAGGATCAGAGAGTATAGGGTTAGTTGACACTGAATTAGGAGACACTCCTAAATGACAGTGCCTTAGTCAAATACTTCCCTCGGAAGGGCAGAGGGTAAGGAATATGGGAAGAGACGGAGAGGGAGAGTAGATTCAAAGAGACAGCAAAAAggctgaggaaggaaggaggaacagGAGCGCAACAGGGTACCAGAGATGTGAGCTTTGAGAGGTAGGGTGGGAGACAGAAATCGGGCAACTGAAGGGCCTGGGGATAGAATTCAGGGAACTCTGAGAATCTATACCTGATATAGAGCACAGCACCCTCACGAACACAGCGCTGCCAGCCGATGGGGACAGATGTGGCCACAGGGcccccaggtctgtctgctccACTGCTCTCATTGCCCCCATTCATTGTGTGTAATCAGCTCCCACGTGCCTGATAACATAGACATCCATGGGCATTAGGAGGCTTAAACTGGGCTGGGTACCTGAGGGAGAACTCCAGGAAGACAAAGGTTGTAGGGAGACCCTAGAGAGCTGGGTGAGAGAATGAGGGGGAACCCTTTGACATCCCACCACCATGGCTACCTGAACATCTCTGCAAACATTGTGGGGTCCAGTCTAAAGCCGGGCCGCCGGCTTAGCCCACACCTGCaaaacaggagagagaggggactGTCAGGAATCTGCCCAACTCAAGAGAGCAAAATAGTTCAAGATACTCTCAAGGAAAAGATCCTTAATGAAGTAAGTGCCCATAAAACTCTCGGATCTGCTGGCTGAGTCCACAATCAACCTTTTACATATGCAGTCCCTAGGTCAAAGCCTCAACTCCCAGGGACCAAGGCATCACAGCTCAATCCCTAGACATATAAAGAGCAGGGTCCTATTGCCCGGTCAGAGACAGAAGGCTTCATCCAGGAGTGTGGGCAAATTCCCTTATGCCAGGCCAGTAGGAAGTTTCCCAGAGAGTCTGGCCCCTGctgtccccccccctccccgccgcccccag
Encoded proteins:
- the DCTN2 gene encoding dynactin subunit 2 isoform X1, whose product is MADPKYADLPGIARNEPDVYETSDLPEDDQAEFDAEELTSTSVEHIIVNPNAAYDKFKDKRVGTKGLDFSDRIGKTKRTGYESGDYEMLGEGLGVKETPQQKYQRLLHEVQELTTEVEKIKTTVKESATEEKLTPVVLAKQLAALKQQLVASHLEKLLGPDAAINLTDPDGALAKRLLLQLEATKNSKGAGSGGKTTSGTPPDSSLVTYELHSRPEQDKFSQAAKVAELEKRLTELEATVRCNQDAQNPLSAGLQGACLTETVELLQAKVSALDLAVLDQVEARLQSVLGKVNEIAKHKASVEDADTQSKVHQLYETIQRWSPIASTLPELVQRLVTIKQLHEQAMQFGQLLTHLDTTQQMIASSLKDNTTLLTQVQTTMRENLSTVEGNFANIDERMKKLGK
- the DCTN2 gene encoding dynactin subunit 2 isoform X2 — translated: MLGEGLGVKETPQQKYQRLLHEVQELTTEVEKIKTTVKESATEEKLTPVVLAKQLAALKQQLVASHLEKLLGPDAAINLTDPDGALAKRLLLQLEATKNSKGAGSGGKTTSGTPPDSSLVTYELHSRPEQDKFSQAAKVAELEKRLTELEATVRCNQDAQNPLSAGLQGACLTETVELLQAKVSALDLAVLDQVEARLQSVLGKVNEIAKHKASVEDADTQSKVHQLYETIQRWSPIASTLPELVQRLVTIKQLHEQAMQFGQLLTHLDTTQQMIASSLKDNTTLLTQVQTTMRENLSTVEGNFANIDERMKKLGK
- the MBD6 gene encoding methyl-CpG-binding domain protein 6 — its product is MNGGNESSGADRPGGPVATSVPIGWQRCVREGAVLYISPSGTELSSLEQTRSYLLSDGTCKCGLECPLNVPKVFNFDPLAPVTPGGAGVGPASEEDMTKLCNHRRKAVAMATLYRSMETTCSHSSPGEGASPQMFHTVSPGPPSTRPPCRVPPTTPLNGGPGSLPPEPSSVPQAFPSLAGPGGLFPPPRLPDPVPSGGSSSPCFLPRGNAPSPAPPPPPAISLNAPSYNWGAPLRSSLVPPDLGSLPAPHASSSPPSDPPLFHCSDALTPPPLPPSNNLSAPRGPPGPSTQPPVSSATMHLPLVLGPQGGAPMVEGPGAPPFLASSLLSAAAKAQRPPHPPPSTLQGQRPCAPAPSASHSSSPRPTQRRPRRPPTVLRLLEGGGPQAPRRSRPRAPAPVPQSFSLPEPSQPILPSVLSLLGLPTPGSSHSDGSFNLLGSDAHLPPPPTLSSGSPPQPRHPILSSLPGPSSGSLSSVPGAPAPPAASKAPLIPSPVLQSPSDGLGMGASTTCPLPPLAGGEAFPFPSPEQGLALSGAGFPGMLGALPLPLSLGQPPPSPLLSHSLFGMLAGGGGQPPPESLLPPPGGPGPPLAPGEPEGPSLLVASLLPPPPSDLLPPPSAPPSNLLASFLPLLALGPTAGDGEGSAEGAGGPSGETFSGLGDLPPLLFPPLSAPPTLIALNSALLAASLDPPPGTSPQPCVLSAPQPGPPTSSVTTATTDLGASSLGKAPSNSGRPPQLLSPLLSASLLGDLSSLTSSPGALPSLLQPPGSLLSGQLGLQLLPGGGAPPPLSEASSPLACLLQSLQIPPEQPEAPCLPPESPTSALEPEPARPPLSALAPPHSSPDPPVPELLTGRGSGKRGRRGGGGHRGINGEARPGRGRKPGSRREPGRLALKWGARGGFNGQMERSPKRTHHWQHNGELAEGGAEPKDPSPPGPHSEDLKVPPGVVRKSRRGRRRKYNPTRNSNISRQDVTLDPSPTTRAAVPLPPRARPGRPAKNKRRKLAP